In Lactuca sativa cultivar Salinas chromosome 5, Lsat_Salinas_v11, whole genome shotgun sequence, the DNA window GGGTACGTATGTTGCTAACCATAAGCTAATAGATGTGTATATTGAGCATGGGAAAACAAATTTACATACTTATTCTATGTCCCCCAACCCTAATAAGGTtaaaattgttgaaattaaaGAGCCACCAGCTTGCTCCAAACAGTTGTTTTTGGAGTGGAATGACTCTCCAATTGAGCATGAGAGTGTTCCAGACCTAACAGAAGTTGAGAATGATAGTCATTTGGACAAAGAACCATCTTTGGTCGACCATATTGAATTTGAAATGAATGTAGAGAATGAGGATGATTATGATGGTAGTGGACACAACAATGGCAGTGGAAATGATGAGTTTGATGATGATAGTGAGAGTGAagataatgattttttttattgatgAGGACAATCTCATACATGATGTTGATGTGGATATGAAAGATTTCCATATGAACATTGGCAAGGATGTAGAATGGGTTGGAGGTTCTTCTGAAAGTAATGTACCTGAAGATACACAACAAGGTGACTTAGAAGTGATCAACACAGCGGTTTTGTTGTCTGGGTCTTCATCAGATGAGGCAAATGATGGTAAGCGAAGGAAAACTATTAGGGCCATACAGAGGGCTTATGAAAATGATGCAGCTTTGGTTAGTGAGCCCTTCTACATTTTTCAAACTTTCAGTTCATCTAAGGACTTTAAGACACAAGTGAAACTACATTCCATAAGGACAAGAAGGGAAATACAATTAGAGAAAAATGATAAGAATAGGGTTAGGTTTGTGTGTAAGGGCACTATACCAAATCTTGCTACTAATGAAGAAGAGAAATGCCCATGGGTTATATATTGTAGTAAGTGGAAGCGTGACATAGATTGGATGGTTAAGACATACACGAAGGAGCATCGATGTCTACAAACAAGGAAAGTCAAAGCATGTGACTATAAGTTCCTTTCAGAGCATATAGTACAAGTTATTGAGACAAACCCAAAGATTCCTATTAGGGCTTTACGAGAGCAACTCCAACGTGAGTACCAGATGGACATTTCGCATATGAAAACTTTTAGGGCAAAGCAGCAAGCTTTAAAGCATGTTCAAGGAGATTATGCCAGCCAATACAGGTTGTTAAGGGACTATGTTTTAGAGGTACAAGCACGTAACCCAGATACTACggttaaaattgatgttgaaagtgAAGCGAATCCAACTGTTGAGACAAGAACATTCAGGCGTATCTATGTTTGCATTGGAGCTTTGAAGCGAGGTTTTGCAGCGGGAAGAAGGGACTTTCTTGGACTTGATGGAGCCTTCGTGAAAGGTCCATATCCAGGCCAAGTTTTGTCTGCTGTGGTAAGATCTTCTTATTTCTTCTtgtattgtatgttatttattttaagtagtgTTAACTGACCAATGTTTTCTGGTAATTTATGTTTCTTATCAAAGGCATTGGATGGTAATAATGGGATATATCCTTTAGCCTATGCTGTGGTTGAATCAGAAACATTGAATTCTTGGACTTGGTTTTTAAGTAATTTGGGTGATGACTTaggtttgggaacaaattccaattTCACGTTTATGAGTGACAGACAAAAGGTATTGGAACCTATCCAAACtaggttttatagttttatactatTGATGCAGTTATACTAACATACAAACATGTTACTGTTGCTAGGGTTTGTTGCCTGCGATTGCAACACTATTTCCATGTGCAGAGCATCGCTATTGTCTTCGTCACATACACGACAACATGAAAAAGAACTGGAGGGGAAAGGTGTTCAAGGATCTTCTTTGGGAATGTGCCACGACCTCTAATGTACAACACTTTCATCAAGCAATGGAAAAACTAAAGAAGCTTAACAATGATGCTTATGAGTGGCTGAAACAAATACCTCCTCAAAGTTGGGCTCGCTCCCACTTTACTGGTATAATGACTTTTGATCTCTACTTAATAATTTTAAAAGAAGGTAAATTGAATACTGACATAGAAGTTGTTTATGTTCAGGGAGAGCACATTGTGATGCTCTAACTAATAACCTGTGTGAAGCATTCAACAGCAAGATAGAAGATGGTCGTGATGCACCAATTATTAACTGCATTGAGTTCATCAGAGAGTACATTATGAAGAAGATAGTCAAAGTTGACAAGGAAATTCAGAAAGTTGTAGGTCCTTTGACTCTTACAGCTACAACAATATTGGATAAGATAAAGAGTAAGGCAGAACAGTATGTTGCAACATTTTGTGGTGCTGGAAAATATCAAGTTGCTGGACCATGGCAAGATCAGTGTATTGTGGATGTAGGTCAACAAAGTTGCACGTGCAAAAGGTGGGAATTAACAGGAATTCCATGCAAACATGGTGTGGCTGCTATTTGGGACATGGGGAGGAATGACAAAGATGTGGGAATCCCAGAATCATTTGTGCATCCATGTTACTGGTTATCAACCTGGAAAGAGATGTATTCTTTTAAGGTtagtccaatcaatggaaggtcCATGTGGGAGAAGTCAGCTATACCAACAACTCTGTTGCCTCCAAAACATCGTGTTCCCATAGGAAGACCAAAGAAGAAGAGAACAATATCAATTGTGGAAAAGGAGGACTTTGTTAGAGGAAACACAGCATCGAGGGCCCATAGATCAGTAACATGTACGAAGTGTAACAATGTTGGTCACAATGCAAGAACCTGCAAAGGGCAAAGACCAATTGTTGGTGGGGGTGGTGGACAATCACAAGTCAAAGGAAAAGGGAAAGGGAAGGCAACCACTTGATGGTTTGTAATAGGGCTAGTCTTTTGTTACTTTAAATATGAATGGATTGTGTTATGTTACTGCTTGTAATAGGGCTAATATTTTGGTACATTATTTATGAATAGTTTGTAATAGGGGCAGTATTTTGATACTTGTTTTAGCCAATATGTTGGCACTTTTGGATGAACTAGTTTGTCACCCTCATTGCCCTGTAATAGTTTGGTACTAATTAATGGAATGTTTTCTTCTTATGATACACCATTGGGTAGATAATAATTTGGTTTATATTGATTTTTACATTTATATTTTCCATAATAGTTTGGTACTAAATTAGATTGTTATATTCTTCTTATGATGTCACCCTCATTGCCCTGTTATAGTTTGGTACTAATTAATGGTCAATATGCTGCTTATACATCACTTtaaaacataatcaatacaacacTGCTACAACCATTACAATACATTTGCATTACAATACATAGACAACCTAACCAATACATAAACACCATTTTCATTGATCTTAAAAATCTTAACCATCTGCATTACAATACATACACAACTTAACCATTACAGAAAAGGATACCTTCACATTCACTGCTACAACCTAAACATTACAGATAATGATACCATCACATACATTGCTACAACCTAACCATTACAGAAGACTTTACCATTACAATAACAACTCATCCCCaccttacaacttgtaaacaagtaTCACCAAGAACAATACCCAAgtaataaataaacatattttcaagaaaagattttcatttttcaacttcTTGTTCAACCTCACAAGCCAGGAGATTGTCAATCTGTCACCATGATCATTTTCATCATCATCTACCCAAGCAATAAATCCTTTACGTGGTTCCTGTCAATTTCAAAAGCCACGGTTACAATACTATAATCGCATACAGTGATATCCCCA includes these proteins:
- the LOC111909868 gene encoding uncharacterized protein LOC111909868 gives rise to the protein MKDFHMNIGKDVEWVGGSSESNVPEDTQQGDLEVINTAVLLSGSSSDEANDGKRRKTIRAIQRAYENDAALVSEPFYIFQTFSSSKDFKTQVKLHSIRTRREIQLEKNDKNRVRFVCKGTIPNLATNEEEKCPWVIYCSKWKRDIDWMVKTYTKEHRCLQTRKVKACDYKFLSEHIVQVIETNPKIPIRALREQLQREYQMDISHMKTFRAKQQALKHVQGDYASQYRLLRDYVLEVQARNPDTTVKIDVESEANPTVETRTFRRIYVCIGALKRGFAAGRRDFLGLDGAFVKGPYPGQVLSAVALDGNNGIYPLAYAVVESETLNSWTWFLSNLGDDLGLGTNSNFTFMSDRQKGLLPAIATLFPCAEHRYCLRHIHDNMKKNWRGKVFKDLLWECATTSNVQHFHQAMEKLKKLNNDAYEWLKQIPPQSWARSHFTGRAHCDALTNNLCEAFNSKIEDGRDAPIINCIEFIREYIMKKIVKVDKEIQKVVGPLTLTATTILDKIKSKAEQYVATFCGAGKYQVAGPWQDQCIVDVGQQSCTCKRWELTGIPCKHGVAAIWDMGRNDKDVGIPESFVHPCYWLSTWKEMYSFKVSPINGRSMWEKSAIPTTLLPPKHRVPIGRPKKKRTISIVEKEDFVRGNTASRAHRSVTCTKCNNVGHNARTCKGQRPIVGGGGGQSQVKGKGKGKATT